The following are from one region of the Oryzias latipes chromosome 12, ASM223467v1 genome:
- the nup155 gene encoding nuclear pore complex protein Nup155, whose protein sequence is MPSNTGPSSPAAAALAEALENSSRLIDKHLQEDRCFPELSELLSVPSHNMPSLSGVSDMDYPLQGPGLLSVPNLPELSALRRVPLPPELVEQFSHMQFNCMMGVFPEISRAWLTIDNDIFMWNYEDGGDVAYFDGLIETILAVGLVKPKQGILQPHIHYLLVLATSVDVVILGLSFPKSQTGLNDSMSGGMQLLPDPLFSIPTDNTYILSITSTDLGRIFMAGKDGCLYEIAYQAEAGWLSQRCRKINHSKSTLSFLVPSVLQFSFSEDDPIVQIAIDDSRNILFTRSEKGVLQVYDLGADGQGMGRVATMSQSAIVAAAGSIARTIDRSVFKPIVQISVIGRSESSDCHLLAVTHAGVRLYFTTAPFALQHQKHIAVRPSLLALVHVRLPPGFSASSTLQKPSKVHKALYSKGVLLMAASETEDSDILWCINHDSFPFKKPLMETQMMSNVDGHSWALCTISEERPQKIFTPLNREQIPITDSPLVVQQHNIPSQKFVLLSAKGSHIFQKLRPVDQLRHLLVSCVGGESEEIERFFKLHREEQACATALILACSSAASDREVSQWATRAFFRYGGEAQMRFPAAMTAPSTVGPIMSSPAPGIVPPALATPFTPMHSGSAPITPMSAGPEVIFSGKHNGICIYFARILGNIWDGSLAVENTIKKGNQAVSILVSSVDTLELESVLLELNGLQEFLDKNSQLSPSSLDAASFSSPANLQQRLLGFMRPDGASSQQVQQELQRKFHSKAQVFEKVSLQSIQHLVHRSFQTLALWKLLCDHQFSLIMAELPKEFQEQMKGASFKDVVIRGKELSGALITGLINVYIKDNASVDAISNHLRDLCPLLYSSDDSICSKANEMLQSSKQIQNKMEKERTLRESLRRYQQISQHTDLALVCSQYRQVRFYEGVLELCLTAADKKDPQRLGPHFYKNGEPEEDRVGQQAFQERLLCYKCITDTMQELVNQSKAAPQSPSVPKQPGPPVMTSDPNMLSNEEATAHFEQMLGLAQRSQDELFHIALYNWLIQADLTDKLLEVNSPYLEEHLMHMIKQDQSKVHNMDLLWRYYEKNRNFGKAAHVLARLADMHSTDISLKQRLEYIARAILSAKSSSSISAHASDGEFLHELEEKMELVRIQVQIQETLIKQYSHHPSVKNVISQLDSELMDITKLYGEFADHFKLSECKLAIIHCAGHADPILVHSLWQEILEKELGDSVAMSPADRMRSLNLKLVSLGKIYAGTPRYFPLEFLVKFLEQEVCRLNWDVGFVTSTMLEIGVQLPRLLEVYDQLFKTRDPCWQRLKKPLHLVECIHVLLSGYVDDPSRVPTYDRRRFTNVCLDNICGYLVELQSLSPNATLQHIIGNFKSLQAKLEKLH, encoded by the exons ATGCCGTCCAACACTGGACCTAGcagccctgctgctgctgcccttGCCGAGGCGCTGGAGAACTCATCCCGGCTGATTGACAAACACCTTCAGGAAGATCGCTGCTTTCCAGAGCTGTCAGAGCTGCTTAGCGTCCCGTCACACA ACATGCCATCTCTATCTGGAGTCTCAGATATGGACTACCCTCTTCAAGGACCTGGCCTGCTGAGTGTGCCAAACCTGCCGGAGCTCAGTGCGCTCCGGCGAGTTCCTCTACCTCCTGAACTGGTGGAGCAGTTCAGCC ACATGCAGTTTAACTGCATGATGGGAGTTTTTCCTGAGATCTCTCGAGCATGGCTTACTATTGACAACGACATTTTCATGTGGAATTATGAGGATGG agGGGACGTCGCCTACTTTGACGGTCTAATTGAAACTATTTTGGCAGTGGGTCTCGTTAAACCAAAACAAG gGATTTTACAGCCACATATTCACTACCTCTTGGTGCTAGCCACTTCAGTAGATGTAGTAATCCTTGGGCTCAGTTTCCCGAAAAGCCAAACTG GACTGAATGACAGCATGTCTGGTGGGATGCAGCTTCTGCCGGACCCCCTGTTCTCTATCCCTACCGACAACACCTACATCCTGTCCATCACATCCACAGACCTGGGCCGTATCTTCATGGCGGGGAAAGATGGCTGCCTCTATGAGATAGCGTACCAGGCTGAGGCAGGGTGGCTCAGCCAACGTTGTAGAAAGATCAACCACTCtaaaagcactttgtccttcCTTGTTCCATCTGTGCTCCAGTTCTCCTTTTCTGAAGACG ATCCTATAGTTCAGATTGCAATTGATGACTCTCGCAACATTCTCTTCACACGCTCAGAGAAAGGAGTCCTGCAA GTGTACGACCTGGGTGCTGATGGTCAGGGTATGGGTCGCGTGGCAACAATGTCCCAGAGTGCCATAGTTGCAGCTGCTGGAAGCATTGCCAG GACAATCGATCGCTCCGTCTTCAAACCCATTGTTCAGATCTCGGTAATCGGCAGATCCGAGTCTTCCGATTGCCATCTGCTTGCTGTCACTCATGCAG GTGTGCGTCTGTACTTCACCACCGCGCCCTTTGCTCTTCAGCACCAGAAGCACATTGCGGTGCGGCCTAGCCTTCTTGCTTTGGTCCATGTCCGTCTGCCGCCTGGGTTTTCGGCCTcctccactctgcagaaaccatcaAAGGTCCACAAGGCTCTTTACAGCAAAG GTGTTTTGCTCATGGCTGCCTCTGAGACGGAGGATAGTGACATCCTTTGGTGCATCAACCATGACTCATTTCCTTTCAAGAAACCTCTAATGGAGACGCAG ATGATGTCTAATGTTGATGGGCACTCGTGGGCTCTGTGTACAATCAGTGAAGAGAGGCCGCAGAAGATCTTTACTCCTCTGAACAGGGAGCAGATTCCTATTACTGATTCCCCCTTGGTCGTCCAGCAGCACAACATCCCTTCACAGAAGTTTGTCCTTCTGTCTGCAAAG GGAAGCCACATCTTCCAAAAACTGCGGCCAGTGGATCAACTTCGACACCTCCTCGTTAGCTGCGTTGGAGGAGAAAGCGAAGAGATTGAACGCTTCTTTAAGCTGCACAGA gAGGAGCAAGCCTGTGCCACAGCACTGATTCTGGCCTGTTCCAGCGCTGCCTCTGACCGGGAAGTTTCCCAGTGGGCCACAAGAGCATTCTTCAG ATATGGTGGAGAGGCACAGATGAGGTTTCCTGCAGCCATGACGGCTCCAAGCACTGTAGGACCCATTATGAGCTCTCCAGCACCTG GCATCGTACCTCCTGCTCTGGCCACACCATTTACACCAATGCATTCTGGGTCGGCCCCCATCACTCCCATGTCAGCTGGTCCTGAGGTGATCTTCTCTGGGAAACACAACGGAATCTGCATCTATTTTGCTCGCATCCTTGG AAATATCTGGGACGGCAGTCTTGCTGTTGAGAACACTATTAAAAAGGGAAATCAGGCTGTCAGCATT cttgtCAGCAGTGTCGATACTCTTGAACTTGAGTCTGTCCTTCTGGAGCTGAACGGTTTGCAGGAATTTCTTGATAAAAACTCTCAGCTCAGTCCTTCCTCTCTCGACGCTGCGAG TTTTAGCTCTCCTGCCAACTTACAGCAAAGGCTGCTGGGATTTATGCGCCCTGATGGAGCCAGCTCCCAGCAGGTTCAGCAGGAGCTCCAGAGAAAATTTCACT CCAAGGCTCAGGTCTTTGAAAAAGTGTCCTTGCAGAGTATCCAGCATTTAGTGCATCGCTCATTTCAGACTTTGGCCCTCTGGAAGCTTCTCTGTGATCATCAGTTCAGCCTGATCATGGCTGAGCTGCCCAAG GAATTTCAAGAGCAGATGAAGGGAGCTAGTTTTAAAGATGTAGTGATCCGGGGCAAGGAGTTATCCGGAGCCCTAATTACAGGGCTCATTAACGTGTACATCAAAGATAACGCCTCCGTGGACGCCATCAGCAACCACCTACGAGACCTCTGTCCTCTGCTGTACAGCAGTGACGACAGCATTTGCTCCAAG GCAAACGAGATGCTGCAGAGCTCTAAACAGATccagaacaaaatggaaaagGAGAGAACTCTGAGAGAGTCACTGCGGCGCTACCAACAGATCAGCCAGCACACAGACCTGGCTCTCGTTTGCTCTCAGTACAGGCAGG TGCGCTTCTATGAGGGAGTCCTCGAGTTGTGCCTCACAGCAGCAGACAAGAAGGATCCACAGAGGCTTGGCCCTCACTTCTACAAAAATGGAGAGCCTGAGGAGGACAGAGTGGGTCAGCAGGCTTTCCAGGAAAG GCTTTTGTGTTATAAGTGCATCACAGACACCATGCAGGAGCTGGTGAACCAGAGCAAAGCTGCTCCGCAGTCTCCCAGTGTCCCCAAGCAACCTGGACCTCCTGTCATGACCTCTGACCCTAACATGCTTAGCAATGAAGAAGCTACAGCTCAC TTTGAGCAGATGCTCGGTCTGGCTCAAAGGTCCCAGGACGAGCTGTTCCACATCGCCCTCTACAACTGGCTGATTCAGGCTGACCTGACTGACAAGCTGCTGGAG GTAAATTCTCCATATTTGGAAGAACATCTGATGCACATGATCAAGCAGGACCAGAGCAAAGTCCACAATATGGACCTGTTGTGGCGCTATTACGAAAAGAATCGTAACTTTGGGAAAGCGGCTCATGTGTTGGCTCGCCTCGCTGACATGCACAG CACTGACATCTCTCTGAAGCAACGTTTGGAGTACATTGCTCGAGCCATCCTGTCTGCAAAGAGCTCCTCCAGTATTTCTGCACACGCATCTGATGGAGAGTTCCTCCATGAGCTGGAGGAAAAAATGGAG ctTGTGCGTATTCAGGTGCAGATCCAGGAAACCCTGATAAAACAGTACTCCCATCATCCCTCAGTGAAAAATGTCATCTCCCAGTTGGACTCTGAGCTAATGGACATTACAAAG ctctatGGAGAATTTGCCGACCATTTCAAATTATCTGAATGCAAGCTTGCCATCATACACTGCGCAGGACACGCAGACCCGATCTTGGTGCACTCTTTATGGCAGGAAATCTTAGAAAAGG AACTTGGAGACAGTGTGGCCATGAGTCCAGCAGACAGGATGAGGTCTCTGAATCTGAAGCTGGTATCTCTGGGAAAGATCTATGCTGGAACACCAAGATATTTCCCTCTGG AGTTCCTGGTGAAGTTCCTGGAGCAGGAAGTCTGTCGACTCAACTGGGATGTGGGATTTGTCACGTCCACCATGCTGGAGATCGGCGTGCAGTTGCCACGTCTGCTGGAGGTCTACGACCAGCTCTTTAAAACACGA GATCCATGCTGGCAGCGGCTGAAGAAACCGCTGCATTTGGTGGAGTGTATCCACGTGCTTCTCTCAGGATATGTGGATGACCCCAGCAGAGTACCAACATATGACAG